CTTGCTTGGTGTTACATTCGATGGCGAGAAAATCTCCTATCTCTATCGTGAGGGTGATGTTGGTCAGCTGAGTACAATAGAAATGGCAAGGGCAAGTATCTCTGCGGCCGTTGAGAAGGAGATTAACAATGTGAAGTCGGTGATTGTTGTTGAGAACATTCCCGAGACAGCCGGAAGAGTTCGCGCAACCGATGCCGATTATACGATGTCGGGTGTCGTAGCGATCTCTCTCCTTTCAGCCGGGATGTTTTCGGTGATAAGCGTCTTTGGAAGGTACAGAAAGAGGGGAGTTCTAGATAGATTCAAGATCACTCCGCTCAAACCCATGACTTTCATTCTTGGAAGCACCCTAACGAGATTCCTGGTTAGTCTGGTGTCAATCATCCTGATCTTGATAGTAAGCAGACTTCTGTTCAAGACAGGCTTTCAGATTAATTGGCCGCTTTTCCTAATATCGATAGTCTCATCAACTCTCGGAATGATGGCTCTTGGCCTTTTCCTCACACTTCTCTTCAGGAATCCGGAAACGGCCGACACGGCGGCAAGCATCTTAATGGTGATAATGATCTTCCTCGCTGGCATATACTTTCCCCTTGCATTCTTGCCAGATTATCTAAGAGCCATATCGAGCTTTCTTCCTGTAAAGTACGTGGCAGAAATAATCAGGCATTCGCTCGGAATCGAGATGGTCTCGACAGTGTATTTCCTGGTAACTAATCTAGTTCTTTCGATTAGCGGAATCCTGCTGCTGTACTTCACGGGAAGGAGATATTTGAGCGCATCTTGAGTAACCCGTGAACTTTTCCATTGTTCTTAGGAGACAGGAACAATTGTGATGTTTTTTTCTATATCGACGAAATTCAGAAGGGAGGCTTTTTTGGTGAGTGAAACTGTAAAAATCGAAGAAGGAATCCACTGGATAGGAGTGAACGATTTCGAGACGCATCTCTTCGAGTCGCTCTGGCCCATTCCAAGAGGAGTGTCCTACAACTCATATATTCTGATCGATGAAAAGGTTGTTCTCATTGACACTGTCAAGGGGCCTTTTTTCTCGGCATATCTCGACAAGATAAAGTCGCTTCTTCCTGCTGGAAAGAAGGTCGATTATCTCGTGGTCAATCATATGGAACCCGACCACTCCGGTTCGATCAAAGTCCTTAGAGAGGCCTTCCCTGACATGAGCGTGGTCGGAAATGAAAAAACCATGGATATGCTCGACGCCTTCTATGGAGTGACCGACAATGTGGTCAGGGTTGAAGATGGCGAAGAGCTGAAAATAGGCTCCAAGAGCCTCCGATTCTACATGACCCCTATGGTGCACTGGCCAGAGACAATGATGACACTTGAAAAGACCACGGGCGTGCTGTTTTCCGGAGATGCCTTTGGTGGTTTCGGCGCACTTAACGGAGGGATTTTCGACGACGAAGTTGATGTGGATTTCTTTGAGGATGAAGTTCTCAGATATTTCTCAAACATTGTCGGCAGATACAGCGCAATGGTCCAGAAAGCCTTCGAAAAACTAAAAGGCGTTGATATAAAGGTTATCTGCGCCACTCACGGACCCGTCTGGAGGAAGAACCCTTCAAGAATTCTCGAGCTTTACGATCGCTGGAGCAGACAGGAGACAGAGGAAGGCGTCGTTCTGGTATACGGTTCAATGTACGGGAACACCCAGAAAATGATGGAGGCGGTAGCCTCGGGTCTTGTCGAGGGGGGAGTCGAGAAAGTCAGGGTTCACAATATCTCGACGACGCACATTTCGTTCATCATTAGAGACATCTGGAGATACAAGGGCCTGGTGATGGGAAGTTGTACGTATAATATGGAGCTCTTCCCTCCGATGAAGCAGCTGGTTAGCGCGATAGAGAACAGGATGATGAAGAATCACAAGATAGGTGTTTTCGGTTCCTACACCTGGAGCGGGGGAGCCCTGAAAGAGCTTCAGCAGTTCGCTTCAAAATCAAAGTGCGATCAGGTGGGCCCGGTGATTGAGTCGAAGAGTTGTCCAACGCAAGAGGATCTCGACAAGTGTTTTGAGCTAGGTCTGAACATGGCGGCGGCGATAAAGTCATGAACTAGTGCCTGTCTATTCTGCAAAATCGATTGGTAAGCATTTTGCGAGAATTGTGATCGGCACGGATAATTGAGAGATCTAATTCAACTGAACAGCTCATCCATGAAGATTTCAGAAGGAACGACAAAGAGCCTCTCAAGTGGTAGAGGCTCTTTCCTTTCTTCTTAGCTGCTCCTGCCATTTGCCGCACCGGTCGCCCCAAACTGCTATTATTTCTCCGTCGGCTTTCGCGTTGATTACTTCGCAGCTGTTCGAACAACCGTTGCAGATGAAGCTGGAAGGCCGGAAATCAAGATTTAGATAGTCAAATCCTTTGAAGGAAGATTCCACCGGTTTTCTCTCAATCTCTTCGCGGGCAAGAATTGCGGCGCCTATGGCTCCCATCACATCGTAGTTACTCGGTACAATTACTTCATGTCCGACTGCCTCTTCAAATGCTTTTTTTATTCCTTTGTTGGCTGCCACTCCGCCCTGAAAAACGAAAGGCGGCTCAAGTTTCTTACCTCGACCGAGATTGTTTATGTAGTTCCTGACAAGCGCTTTGCACAAACCCCATATAATGTCGGACTTAGAGAATCCGTATTGTTGTTTCGCTATCATATCGGACTCGGCAAAAACCGTGCATCTTCCGGCAATTCGGACTTCCGTAGTTGCCTGAAGCGCAAGCTCTCCAAACTTCTCAATCGGTACGCCGAGTCTTTCTGATTGATGATCTAGGAAGGAACCGGTTCCTGCCGCGCATACAGTGTTCATGGCAAAGTCGGTCACCATGCCTTCTCTTATCAATATTATCTTCGAGTCCTGGCCGCCTATCTCAAAGATCGTCCTCACTTCTTTGACTTCTCTGAATGCTGCCACCCCGTGAGCGGTAATCTCGTTCTTAACAATATCTGCTCCAAGAAGGACGGCTGCCAGCTGCCTGCCGCTGCCGGTCGTCCCGATGCCCAGGACGGCGGGATCGTTGTGTTCTTCCCTCAGCCTGGAGAAACCAAACTTAACTGCGTCCATAGGTTGACCGTTAGTCCTGACGTAATACTTGAAAACCATCTCGCCTCTTTCGGAAAGCGCCACTATGTTGGTACTTACCGAACCGACATCCACTCCAACAAAAATCTCCACAGAAATCCCCTCACTTGTTCGCGGAAGTGCGTTTGCGCTTAGAGTTTCTAATAAGATCAACAAAAGCCTCTATCCTCGTCAAACTGTTCGCCTTCCCTGTCTGTTCATCTATTGCCAGTGTGAGAACCGGTATGCCGTTCAGTTCGGAAATCCTTGGGATGACGCTTTGAGAGACCAATTCAGGAAGGCATGCAAAAGGCATCAAATGAACAACTCCATCAAAGCCCCTTTTGCTGTAGTCGACTATGTGACCAACATTCTGCTTTGCGTGCCCTCCGATAATAATCTTTATGTAATCCGATCCCATTTTCATTATCTCTTTTTCGCGGCCTCTGCCGAAAAAATTGTGATCGACCCATTCTCCAACGTATTGCGATCTCTCGGCCTCGCAACCCAGATTGCACAGGGTGTTCTCAATTTCCAGGTTTATGCTTGATTCAATTACGACAAAGATCTCCCCCACAACCCCGATGCGTATCTTCTCTTCTTCGGCAACATCATGAACATCGATTGAAGCTATCATATCGCGTGCCAGGGAGTGTGCCTTCCTTACTTCATCAAGGGTCCAACACTTTTCATATTCACCGGAAATCCTCTCGAAGATTTTCTGGGACGTCCCCGTG
This window of the Mesotoga infera genome carries:
- a CDS encoding FprA family A-type flavoprotein, with the protein product MSETVKIEEGIHWIGVNDFETHLFESLWPIPRGVSYNSYILIDEKVVLIDTVKGPFFSAYLDKIKSLLPAGKKVDYLVVNHMEPDHSGSIKVLREAFPDMSVVGNEKTMDMLDAFYGVTDNVVRVEDGEELKIGSKSLRFYMTPMVHWPETMMTLEKTTGVLFSGDAFGGFGALNGGIFDDEVDVDFFEDEVLRYFSNIVGRYSAMVQKAFEKLKGVDIKVICATHGPVWRKNPSRILELYDRWSRQETEEGVVLVYGSMYGNTQKMMEAVASGLVEGGVEKVRVHNISTTHISFIIRDIWRYKGLVMGSCTYNMELFPPMKQLVSAIENRMMKNHKIGVFGSYTWSGGALKELQQFASKSKCDQVGPVIESKSCPTQEDLDKCFELGLNMAAAIKS
- a CDS encoding ABC transporter permease, with translation MSRNKLEAVFIAFAKEAFRNKLEVFFTLFFPMIFLLLFGFFFGGSSDYQKPSLGLYQTGAYDISPIIEETGAWSLSFFDDDNSLEEAIKAGDVLLGVTFDGEKISYLYREGDVGQLSTIEMARASISAAVEKEINNVKSVIVVENIPETAGRVRATDADYTMSGVVAISLLSAGMFSVISVFGRYRKRGVLDRFKITPLKPMTFILGSTLTRFLVSLVSIILILIVSRLLFKTGFQINWPLFLISIVSSTLGMMALGLFLTLLFRNPETADTAASILMVIMIFLAGIYFPLAFLPDYLRAISSFLPVKYVAEIIRHSLGIEMVSTVYFLVTNLVLSISGILLLYFTGRRYLSAS
- a CDS encoding 2-hydroxyglutaryl-CoA dehydratase — its product is MEIFVGVDVGSVSTNIVALSERGEMVFKYYVRTNGQPMDAVKFGFSRLREEHNDPAVLGIGTTGSGRQLAAVLLGADIVKNEITAHGVAAFREVKEVRTIFEIGGQDSKIILIREGMVTDFAMNTVCAAGTGSFLDHQSERLGVPIEKFGELALQATTEVRIAGRCTVFAESDMIAKQQYGFSKSDIIWGLCKALVRNYINNLGRGKKLEPPFVFQGGVAANKGIKKAFEEAVGHEVIVPSNYDVMGAIGAAILAREEIERKPVESSFKGFDYLNLDFRPSSFICNGCSNSCEVINAKADGEIIAVWGDRCGKWQEQLRRKERASTT